One Brassica napus cultivar Da-Ae chromosome C4, Da-Ae, whole genome shotgun sequence genomic region harbors:
- the LOC106393335 gene encoding serine/threonine-protein kinase ZRK1-like: IFVAIWYKGDTEGRSYVIKKFTRPVGGEEEHAYKDIVLSARVSNNNGFLKLIGCCLEFPHPLMVFEDVEYKALNIRGSLGSEDVPVSPWNVLLKITKEVATAITYLHTAFPRIIIHKDIKATNIFLDKNWKAKLTDFSLAVTLPAGKSWIKDRVSGTPGYLDSTYSSTGSIVTEYADVYSFGILMLVLLMGRRPDMDGPEFTYYILDYARDLQERGELIEFGGGSKDMRPGQKKMFLDLALRCCAMRNEDMPKMILVAKEILVTSITLRIHQNIPPSSINVAEKFAEVGGDISQMSRNATVIQRK; the protein is encoded by the coding sequence ATATTCGTGGCCATCTGGTACAAGGGAGACACCGAAGGCAGATCTTACGTGATCAAGAAATTTACAAGGCCAGTGGGTGGAGAAGAAGAGCATGCATACAAGGACATTGTCTTGTCTGCTCGGGTAAGTAATAACAATGGTTTCCTCAAACTCATAGGATGTTGTCTCGAATTTCCTCATCCATTGATGGTATTTGAAGACGTAGAATATAAAGCTTTGAACATTCGAGGAAGTCTTGGTTCCGAGGACGTGCCGGTGTCGCCGTGGAATGTACTATTGAAGATTACAAAGGAGGTTGCGACTGCTATTACTTACCTTCACACTGCTTTCCCTAGAATCATTATACACAAAGACATCAAGGCAACTAATATTTTCTTGGATAAGAACTGGAAGGCTAAGCTCACTGATTTCTCCCTTGCTGTGACACTCCCTGCGGGTAAATCGTGGATTAAAGATAGGGTGAGTGGAACTCCTGGATACTTAGATAGTACTTATTCGTCTACGGGCAGCATAGTGACAGAATACGCAGATGTGTACAGCTTTGGAATCCTTATGTTGGTTCTTCTTATGGGAAGACGACCAGATATGGATGGACCAGAGTTTActtattatattcttgattatGCGAGGGATCTGCAGGAGAGAGGAGAACTTATTGAATTCGGGGGCGGTTCGAAGGACATGAGGCCTGGTCAGAAGAAAATGTTTCTCGACCTGGCACTCAGATGCTGCGCGATGAGGAATGAAGACATGCCAAAGATGATCTTGGTTGCAAAAGAGATCTTGGTTACAAGTATCACTCTGAGGATACATCAAAACATTCCTCCATCATCAATCAATGTAGCAGAGAAATTTGCAGAGGTAGGAGGAGATATATCTCAAATGTCTAGGAATGCGACTGTGATACAAAGAAAATGA